One segment of Ureibacillus thermophilus DNA contains the following:
- a CDS encoding NUDIX hydrolase translates to MFLEQLKSKLEEQRFRFIGEEQAFRSAVLIPLVQIDGDWHILFEVRSFHLRKQPGDISFPGGRVDAEESPLQAALRETREELGIDPSKIEVIGELSPLVTSPSFVIYPYVATIDYDVLRPSYNREEVEEVFTIPIKWFLNYKPYSHLVQLKIVPPPDFPFEKIVNGKEYQWRTREMEEWFFDYEQYTIWGLTAKILKHFIEILKNIK, encoded by the coding sequence ATGTTTCTGGAACAGTTAAAGAGTAAGTTGGAAGAACAACGATTCCGGTTTATCGGCGAAGAACAGGCCTTCCGTTCGGCTGTATTGATTCCCCTCGTACAAATTGATGGAGACTGGCATATTCTTTTTGAAGTTCGTTCATTTCATTTAAGGAAGCAGCCTGGGGACATCAGTTTTCCCGGCGGTCGAGTAGATGCGGAGGAATCCCCGTTGCAGGCGGCGTTAAGGGAGACCCGGGAAGAGTTGGGAATTGATCCGTCAAAAATCGAAGTAATAGGGGAATTGAGTCCACTGGTGACTTCTCCTTCTTTTGTCATTTATCCGTATGTCGCGACCATCGATTATGACGTTCTTCGACCTTCTTATAATAGGGAGGAAGTAGAAGAAGTTTTTACAATTCCAATCAAGTGGTTTCTCAATTATAAGCCTTATTCTCATTTAGTCCAACTAAAAATCGTTCCGCCACCCGATTTTCCTTTTGAAAAAATTGTAAATGGAAAGGAATACCAATGGAGAACGAGGGAAATGGAAGAATGGTTTTTTGATTATGAACAGTATACAATTTGGGGGTTAACGGCCAAAATTTTAAAACATTTTATTGAAATACTTAAAAATATAAAATGA